In Columba livia isolate bColLiv1 breed racing homer chromosome 8, bColLiv1.pat.W.v2, whole genome shotgun sequence, a single genomic region encodes these proteins:
- the FRRS1 gene encoding ferric-chelate reductase 1 has product MELPGLAFAVWMFICFCASVDGYPNGKVREACTSMIPCHGGSPQLSPEHTITVDETKFKPGDNIEVHLSGPEFEGFFIQARDADHLDSPAVGSFVLADRRLSQLLTCGRTKNSAVSHTSKAKKKYIKVYWIAPGDAPKRVQFLATVVKKYRTFWVKIPGPIVSQPNAPTPTTPWGATSEAVLTSHPVSYLSKPFNTSDCGSMKFCIRNPSNCDPESASCFFLSFQQEKSSVLIEMSGPSEGYLAFALSHDQWMGGDDAYVCVSEDHHVHVSTAYLKGRSPPVLDSENTLEDVSWRLVDGVLQCSFRRSTRLPAYKGRFDLDASYYIFMADGEASGGGLIHKHRRQPLITSGMYNVTGLPQDIGGSRSPRLIKAHGALMFVAWVTTVSIGVIVARFFKPVWSHSFLFGKEMWFQVHRMLMLTAVMLTSISFVLPFIYRGGWSHQAGFHPYLGCTVMALTIFQPLMAGFRPSRHAPRRHLFNWFHWSIGTTARILAVVTMFLGMDLPALDLPDPWDTYTMIAFVAWHVGIDVLLEIHSYCLIRKVEVIEDDRVQILQSLTSAEAEGRLFKQIVLTIYVCGNIVFLIAFLAAINEI; this is encoded by the exons ATGGAGCTGCCTGgtcttgcttttgctgtttggatGTTTATTTGCTTCTGTGCATCTGTGGATGGCTATCCGAATGGAAAAGTAAGAGAAGCCTGCACTAGCATGATACCTTGTCATGGTGGCTCTCCACAACTGTCACCTGAGCACACAATTACAGTGGATGAGACCAAATTTAAACCAGGGGACAACATAGAAG tTCATCTGTCTGGGCCAGAATTTGAAGGATTTTTCATACAAGCCCGGGATGCAGATCACCTGGATAGCCCTGCAGTTGGTTCTTTTGTGTTAGCTGACCGGAGACTTTCTCAGCTTCTGACATGTGGTCGTACCAAG aaTTCAGCTGTCAGTCACACAagtaaagcaaaaaagaaatacataaaagtTTATTGGATTGCTCCTGGAGATGCACCAAAACGTGTACAGTTTCT AGCCACAGTTGTGAAGAAATACAGGACTTTCTGGGTGAAGATTCCTGGTCCCATTGTTTCTCAGCCTAATGCACCAACCCCAACAACACCCTGGGGTGCAACATCAGAGGCTGTATTAACTTCACACCCTGTTTCCTACTTATCAAAGCCA TTTAATACATCTGATTGTGGAAGTATGAAGTTCTGCATTAGGAACCCTTCAAACTGTGATCCTGAAAGTgcttcctgtttttttctgtccttccaaCAAGAGAAGAGTTCAGTACTTATTGAAATGAGTGGTCCAAGTGAAGGATATTTAGCATTTGCATTGTCTCATGACCAGTGGATG GGTGGTGACGATGCGTATGTGTGTGTTAGTGAGGACCACCATGTACATGTAAGCACTGCCTATTTGAAGGGGCGAAGTCCTCCTGTTCTGGATTCAGAG AATACCCTTGAAGATGTATCATGGAGACTTGTGGATGGTGTTCTTCAATGCTCTTTCAGAAGGAGTACTCGTCTTCCTGCTTATAAAGGGAGATTTGATCTGGATGCGAGCTACTACATCTTTATGGCAGATGGGGAAGCTAGTGGTG GTGGACTAATACATAAACATCGTCGTCAGCCTCTGATCACTAGTGGAATGTACAATGTCACAGGCCTTCCTCAGGATATTGGAGGTTCCCGGTCTCCACGACTTATCAAAGCTCATG gaGCACTAATGTTTGTTGCTTGGGTTACCACAGTTAGTATTGGTGTTATTGTTGCAAGATTCTTCAAACCTGTCTGGTCTCATTCATTTCTGTTTGGAAAGGAGATGTGGTTTCAG GTGCATCGTATGCTTATGTTGACCGCAGTCATGCTTACAAGCATTTCTTTTGTGCTGCCTTTCATATACCGAGGAGGTTGGAGCCAT CAAGCAGGTTTTCATCCCTATCTGGGCTGTACTGTGATGGCTCTGACAATCTTTCAACCACTGATGGCAGGCTTCAGACCATCTCGTCATGCACCAAG GAGGCACTTGTTTAACTGGTTTCACTGGAGTATTGGTACAACAGCTAGAATACTAGCTG TGGTGACTATGTTCTTGGGAATGGATCTACCAGCACTTGACCTACCAGACCCATGGGACACCTATACAATGATAGCTTTTGTAGCCTGGCATGTTGGTATTGATGTTCTTCTGGAAATACACAGCTACTGTCTCATACGTAAAG TTGAAGTGATAGAGGATGACAGAGTACAGATACTGCAGTCACTCACGTCTGCAGAAGCAGAG gGTCGTCTGTTTAAACAGATTGTGTTAACCATCTATGTCTGTGGAAATATAGTATTCCTCATTGCCTTCCTGGCAGCAATCAACGAAATATGA